Proteins encoded together in one Pseudomonas sp. TCU-HL1 window:
- the rpmB gene encoding 50S ribosomal protein L28, with translation MSRVCQVTGKGPVTGNNISHANNKTRRRFLPNLQHHRFWVESEKRFVRLRVSAKGMRVIDKRGIDAVLSELRARGEKV, from the coding sequence ATGTCGAGAGTCTGTCAAGTAACCGGTAAGGGTCCGGTTACTGGGAACAACATTTCCCACGCAAACAACAAAACCCGTCGTCGTTTCCTGCCGAACCTGCAGCACCATCGCTTCTGGGTCGAGTCCGAGAAGCGCTTTGTGCGTCTGCGCGTTTCCGCCAAGGGCATGCGTGTAATCGACAAGCGCGGCATCGACGCAGTTCTGTCCGAACTGCGTGCTCGCGGCGAAAAGGTTTAA
- the rpmG gene encoding 50S ribosomal protein L33, which translates to MRELIRLVSSAGTGHFYTTDKNKRTTPDKIEIKKFDPVVRKHVMYKEAKIK; encoded by the coding sequence ATGCGTGAACTGATCCGTTTGGTGTCCAGTGCCGGTACCGGCCACTTCTACACCACCGACAAGAACAAGCGCACTACTCCCGACAAGATCGAAATCAAGAAATTCGATCCGGTCGTGCGTAAGCACGTGATGTACAAGGAAGCCAAGATCAAGTAA
- a CDS encoding cupin domain-containing protein yields MNIQQIVDFAQATTAPEHYRPAPEKILKGDPEQSVRNHYGSPCGQFNVGIWEGAEGHWTVSYTEHEYCEILQGVSVIRDQDGNGKTVRAGDRFVIPAGFSGTWEVLEPCRKVYVIFEQAAR; encoded by the coding sequence ATGAATATCCAGCAGATCGTCGACTTCGCCCAGGCCACCACTGCGCCGGAGCACTATCGCCCGGCGCCGGAGAAGATCCTCAAGGGCGACCCGGAACAAAGCGTGCGCAATCACTACGGGAGCCCATGCGGCCAGTTCAACGTGGGCATCTGGGAAGGCGCCGAGGGCCACTGGACCGTGAGCTATACCGAACACGAATACTGCGAGATCCTCCAGGGCGTCTCGGTAATTCGCGACCAGGACGGCAACGGCAAGACCGTTCGCGCCGGCGACCGCTTCGTCATCCCGGCCGGCTTCTCCGGCACCTGGGAAGTCCTGGAGCCCTGCCGCAAGGTCTACGTGATTTTCGAGCAGGCCGCCCGCTAA
- a CDS encoding aldehyde dehydrogenase: protein MTTLTRADWEQRAKSVQIETRAFIHGEYTHAVSGATFDCISPVDGRLLGKVASCDLADAELAVKDARAVFESGVWSRLAPVKRKEVMIRFADLIDAHAEELALLETLDMGKPIGDSLSVDVPSASRAIRWSGEAIDKIYDEVAATPHNELGLVTREPVGVVAAIVPWNFPLLMTCWKLGPALSTGNSLVLKPSEKSPLTAIRLAQLAIEAGIPAGVLNVLPGFGHTVGKALALHMDVDTLVFTGSTKIAKQLMIYAGESNMKRVWLEAGGKSPNIVFADAPDLQAAAEAAAGAIAFNQGEVCTAGSRLLVERSIKDKFVPMVVEAIKAWKPGNPLDPATNVGALVDTTQMNNVLSYIQAGHDDGAKLVAGGKRVLEETGGTYVEPTIFDGVSNAMRIAKEEIFGPVLSVIAFDSEEEAVAIANDTIYGLAAAVWTNNLSRAHLVGKALRAGSVWINQYDGGDMTAPFGGFKQSGNGRDKSLHAFDKYTELKSTWIKL from the coding sequence ATGACCACCCTGACCCGTGCAGACTGGGAACAACGCGCCAAGTCCGTGCAGATCGAGACCCGCGCCTTCATCCATGGCGAGTACACCCACGCCGTTTCCGGCGCGACCTTCGATTGCATCAGCCCGGTCGATGGCCGCCTGCTGGGCAAGGTTGCCAGCTGTGACCTGGCCGACGCCGAGCTGGCGGTGAAGGACGCTCGCGCCGTGTTCGAGTCCGGTGTGTGGTCGCGCCTGGCGCCGGTCAAGCGCAAGGAAGTGATGATCCGCTTCGCCGACCTGATCGACGCCCACGCCGAAGAGCTGGCCCTGTTGGAAACCCTGGACATGGGCAAGCCGATCGGTGACTCCCTGAGCGTCGACGTACCGTCCGCCTCCCGCGCCATCCGCTGGAGTGGTGAGGCCATCGACAAGATCTACGACGAAGTCGCCGCCACCCCGCACAACGAACTGGGCCTGGTGACCCGTGAGCCGGTGGGCGTTGTCGCCGCTATCGTGCCCTGGAACTTCCCGCTGCTGATGACCTGCTGGAAGCTCGGCCCGGCCCTGTCCACCGGCAACTCGCTGGTGCTCAAGCCGTCCGAGAAGTCGCCGCTGACCGCGATCCGCCTGGCCCAACTGGCCATCGAAGCCGGTATTCCGGCCGGCGTGCTGAACGTACTGCCGGGCTTCGGTCACACCGTGGGCAAAGCCCTGGCCCTGCACATGGATGTCGACACCCTGGTGTTCACCGGCTCCACCAAGATCGCCAAGCAACTGATGATCTACGCCGGCGAATCCAACATGAAGCGCGTCTGGCTGGAAGCCGGCGGCAAGAGCCCGAACATCGTCTTCGCCGACGCCCCTGACCTGCAGGCTGCTGCCGAAGCCGCTGCCGGCGCCATTGCCTTCAACCAGGGCGAAGTCTGCACCGCCGGTTCGCGCCTGCTGGTGGAGCGCTCCATCAAGGACAAGTTCGTCCCCATGGTGGTCGAGGCCATCAAGGCCTGGAAACCGGGCAACCCGCTGGACCCGGCCACCAACGTCGGCGCCCTGGTGGACACCACCCAGATGAACAACGTGCTGTCCTACATCCAGGCCGGCCATGATGACGGCGCCAAACTGGTCGCAGGTGGCAAGCGCGTGCTGGAAGAAACCGGCGGCACCTATGTCGAGCCGACCATCTTCGACGGCGTGAGCAATGCCATGCGCATCGCCAAGGAAGAAATCTTCGGCCCGGTGCTCTCGGTCATCGCCTTCGACAGCGAAGAAGAAGCAGTCGCCATCGCCAACGACACCATCTACGGCCTGGCCGCAGCGGTGTGGACCAACAACCTGTCCCGCGCCCACCTGGTCGGCAAGGCCCTGCGCGCTGGCAGCGTCTGGATCAACCAGTACGACGGTGGCGACATGACCGCGCCCTTCGGCGGCTTCAAGCAGTCCGGCAACGGCCGCGACAAGTCGCTGCACGCGTTCGACAAGTACACCGAGCTGAAGTCCACCTGGATCAAGCTCTGA
- a CDS encoding aspartate aminotransferase family protein, translating into MTNAFAPKPGRISNSLDDFWMPFTANRQFKAKPRLLESAEGMYFTSTDGRQVLDGTAGLWCCNAGHGRREITEAVSRQIAKLDFAPTFQMGHPLPFELAERLADVAPKGLNKVFFTNSGSESADTALKIALAYQRAIGQGTRTRLIGRELGYHGVGFGGISVGGMVNNRKAFPALLPNVDHLPHTLDIQRNAFSRGLPEFGIEKADELERLVTLHGAENIAAVIVEPMSGSAGVILPPVGYLQRLREITRKHGILLIFDEVITGFGRVGQAFAAQRWGVTPDIITCAKGLTNGAIPMGAVLVAEEIYQAFMQGPESAIEFFHGYTYSGHPVACAAALATLDIYQGERLFERAIELEGYWQDALLSLKDLPSVIDVRAVGLVGGVQLAPSAEGVGKRGFQVFEQCFHDSVMVRVTGDTIAMSPPLIVEKDQIDTLVGTLADSIRKAV; encoded by the coding sequence ATGACAAACGCCTTCGCGCCGAAACCGGGCAGAATATCCAACAGTCTTGACGATTTCTGGATGCCCTTTACTGCCAACCGCCAGTTCAAGGCCAAGCCACGCCTGCTGGAAAGCGCCGAAGGGATGTACTTCACCAGCACCGATGGACGCCAGGTACTCGATGGCACCGCCGGCCTCTGGTGCTGTAACGCCGGCCATGGCCGCCGCGAGATCACCGAAGCCGTGAGCCGGCAAATTGCCAAGCTCGACTTCGCTCCCACCTTCCAGATGGGCCACCCGCTGCCGTTCGAACTGGCCGAGCGCCTGGCGGACGTTGCACCCAAGGGCCTGAACAAGGTGTTCTTCACCAACTCCGGCTCGGAGTCGGCCGATACCGCCCTGAAGATCGCCCTCGCCTACCAGCGCGCCATCGGCCAGGGCACCCGCACCCGCCTGATCGGCCGTGAGCTGGGCTACCACGGCGTCGGCTTCGGCGGCATCTCGGTGGGCGGCATGGTCAACAACCGCAAGGCCTTCCCCGCCCTGCTGCCGAACGTCGATCACCTGCCACATACGCTGGATATCCAGCGCAACGCATTCAGCCGTGGCCTGCCGGAATTCGGCATCGAGAAGGCCGACGAGCTGGAACGCCTGGTGACCCTGCACGGCGCCGAGAACATCGCCGCCGTGATCGTCGAACCCATGTCCGGCTCGGCCGGGGTGATCCTGCCGCCAGTGGGCTACCTACAGCGCCTGCGCGAGATCACTCGCAAGCACGGCATCCTGCTGATCTTCGATGAAGTCATCACCGGTTTCGGCCGCGTCGGCCAGGCCTTCGCCGCCCAGCGCTGGGGCGTCACCCCGGACATCATCACCTGCGCCAAGGGCCTGACCAACGGCGCCATCCCCATGGGCGCGGTACTCGTCGCCGAGGAAATCTACCAGGCCTTCATGCAGGGCCCGGAAAGCGCCATCGAGTTCTTCCACGGCTATACCTATTCCGGCCACCCGGTAGCGTGCGCCGCGGCGCTGGCGACCCTGGACATCTACCAGGGCGAACGCCTGTTCGAACGCGCCATCGAGCTGGAAGGCTACTGGCAGGATGCACTGCTCAGCCTGAAAGACCTGCCCAGCGTGATCGACGTTCGCGCCGTGGGCCTGGTCGGCGGCGTACAGCTGGCGCCAAGCGCCGAAGGCGTGGGCAAGCGTGGCTTCCAGGTTTTCGAGCAATGCTTCCATGACAGCGTGATGGTGCGTGTGACCGGCGACACCATCGCCATGTCGCCGCCGCTGATTGTGGAAAAGGACCAGATCGACACCCTCGTCGGCACGCTCGCCGACTCCATCCGCAAGGCCGTCTGA